In Elephas maximus indicus isolate mEleMax1 chromosome 15, mEleMax1 primary haplotype, whole genome shotgun sequence, the following are encoded in one genomic region:
- the LOC126058867 gene encoding 40S ribosomal protein S29-like, producing MGHQQSYWSHPRKFGQGSCSCYMCSNRGLIQKYGLNMCRQGFHQSRKDIGFIKLD from the coding sequence ATGGGTCACCAGCAGTCCTACTGGAGCCACCCAAGAAAATTTGGCCAGGGTTCCTGCTCTTGTTACATGTGCTCAAACCGTGGTCTGATCCAGAAATATGGCCTCAATatgtgccgccagggtttccatcagtccAGGAAGGACATAGGCTTCATCAAGTTGGACTAA